One window of the Daphnia pulex isolate KAP4 chromosome 8, ASM2113471v1 genome contains the following:
- the LOC124199346 gene encoding protein roadkill-like, whose amino-acid sequence MYRFTTAIFNQRSEKISAQEVILQKNSQPSLIIFTVDKQLAVDSLLPDGSLTIHCEVEYAVGKENVSDTNEDCRGHQIECSDQFSANIGNLFNNETFSDVTFKVFGQEFKAHKNILAARSEVFAAMFEYPTKKQSSNKVEIVEIFYEPDVFEEVLRFIYTGLVPLDKMESMADLLLEAANEYSLEKLKISCENHEIHNMSADACFRHLTGTDHINPEERLKKSAILYFRRFPGKVMATDEWKEYKEWADDPVWTLIRDIMETIHLPQV is encoded by the coding sequence ATGTATCGATTTACGACagccattttcaatcaaagaaGTGAAAAGATATCAGCACAGGAAGTCATCTTGCAGAAAAATTCCCAGCCATCTCTCATCATTTTTACGGTTGACAAACAATTAGCCGTGGATTCTTTGCTGCCAGACGGCAGTCTTACCATTCATTGTGAAGTTGAATATGCAGTTGGGAAAGAAAACGTGTCAGATACAAACGAAGATTGTCGAGGCCACCAGATCGAATGCAGCGATCAATTCTCAGCTAATATcggaaatttatttaacaacGAAACGTTTAGTGACGTCACATTCAAAGTCTTCGGCCAGGAATTTAAAGCGCACAAGAACATTTTGGCCGCAAGAAGCGAAGTGTTTGCGGCCATGTTTGAATATCCGACGAAAAAACAGTCGTCAAATAAGGTGGAAATTGTGgaaattttctatgaacctGACGTGTTCGAGGAAGTTCTACGCTTCATCTACACCGGTTTGGTGCCCTTGGACAAGATGGAAAGCATGGCCGATTTACTCCTCGAAGCTGCCAACGAGTACTCActggaaaaactgaaaatctCGTGCGAAAATCACGAGATTCATAACATGTCTGCTGACGCTTGTTTTCGTCATCTTACGGGCACCGACCACATCAATCCAGAGGAAAGATTGAAGAAAAGTGCCATCCTTTACTTTCGTCGTTTCCCAGGTAAAGTCATGGCGACCGACGAATGGAAAGAGTATAAAGAGTGGGCCGATGATCCGGTTTGGACCCTTATCCGAGATATCATGGAGACGATACATCTTCCACAAGTTTAA
- the LOC124199347 gene encoding speckle-type POZ protein-like: protein MELKVAQVNNVFNIQVPFLTTLRSPKSESYHSYLWSPPFSAKETPNYLWKLQLIDKVTTLGIYVVHINTEGECINIVNPVLVKLSIANQKGEKIHQQVMSSKPGVYEVPFKLTKEEILNSDCQQANGSLTFHCEILSYFNEESTVMDEAETAHPLPVICSGQLIDQLEELFDGMLFSDFTFNVRGREFQAHKCILATRSEVFAAMFQHPTKENLSSLVVIEDTEPDVFYELLRFIYTGRVPLDKMNKLASGLLVAADKYLLDQLKAECEKHLHCHMSVDNCFELLLIDQQYPADRFREEAIKFFRRHPVEVMASDGWKKMKEENPRLLCDIQESYIQHLSKAHSLALCYVQNSWK, encoded by the coding sequence atggaaTTGAAAGTTGCTCAAGTGAATAATGTGTTTAACATTCAAGTGCCATTTTTAACTACTCTGAGGTCACCAAAATCAGAGTCATACCATTCATATCTGTGGTCACCTCCATTTTCAGCGAAAGAAACTCCAAATTATCTATGGAAACTGCAACTGATTGACAAGGTTACCACGTTAGGAATTTATGTGGTCCACATTAATACAGAGGGAGAATGCATAAATATTGTCAACCCAGTTTTAGTGAAGCTATCAATTGCAaaccaaaaaggagagaagattCACCAGCAAGTAATGTCATCAAAGCCAGGTGTGTATGAGGTTCCATTCAAATTaaccaaagaagaaatcctGAACTCTGACTGCCAACAAGCGAATGGGAGCCTCACTTTTCACTGTGAGATTCTATCTTACTTCAATGAAGAATCTACTGTAATGGACGAGGCTGAAACTGCACACCCCCTACCAGTTATTTGCAGTGGTCAATTGATTGATCAACTAGAAGAACTATTCGACGGCATGCTGTTCAGCGACTTCACTTTCAACGTCCGTGGTCGCGAATTTCAAGCTCACAAATGTATTTTGGCGACAAGAAGTGAAGTCTTTGCCGCCATGTTCCAGCATCCGACTAAAGAAAATCTGTCGAGTCTCGTCGTCATTGAAGATACTGAGCCAGACGTGTTCTACGAACTTCTTCGTTTTATTTACACCGGACGTGTGCCTTTGGACAAGATGAACAAATTGGCCTCTGGACTGTTGGTCGCTGCTGACAAATATCTACTGGATCAACTGAAAGCCGAGTGCGAAAAACATTTGCATTGCCACATGTCAGTTGACAATTGTTTCGAGTTGCTGTTGATCGACCAACAATATCCAGCCGATCGGTTCCGGGAGGAAGCCATCAAATTCTTCCGGCGTCACCCAGTCGAAGTCATGGCGTCCGACGGatggaaaaagatgaaagaagagAACCCGCGTTTGTTGTGCGACATTCAAGAAAGTTACATTCAACATTTGTCCAAGGCTCACTCCCTTGCTCTCTGTTATGTCCAAAATTCATGGAAATGA
- the LOC124200552 gene encoding speckle-type POZ protein B-like: MSTVFRPKAENWCISKCDVEKVHFEWNIQQWLLVTSEGQDDLSVQFQEKKRPSVIWCLTLHNRKGHVTLGVSQPSRHYTDQSYRVEMTILNEKGGKVWFQKVIVPKKFDGIYEFMKIDKLLMEYQYMLSDGSVTVGCEIEYITKEESVSDKGITHCAQSASINCTNQLVTQQERLFEDNSATSLLTSMGANFKLTNENITNQVVIEDIQPEVFYQLLRFIYTGRLTSTTMETMAARLFAAADKYLLDQLKSECESHLLRQMSAENCMELLLLSSDQIHPADNLKTKAVDFFRRYPREVMATEGWKKARQEHPNHSIWNLL, encoded by the exons ATGTCCACAGTGTTTCGACCGAAAGCGGAGAACTGGTGCATTTCGAAATGTGACGTCGAGAAAGTTCATTTTGAGTGGAACATTCAACAGTGGTTGCTCGTAACTTCCGAGGGTCAAGATGATTTATCCGTGCAAtttcaagagaagaaaagacccTCTGTGATTTGGTGTTTGACACTCCACAATAGAAAAGGTCACGTCACTCTTGGTGTGTCCCAGCCGTCCCGTCATTACACAGACCAATCCTACCGAGTGGAGATGACAATTCTGAatgaaaaaggaggaaaggTTTGGTTCCAGAAAGTTATCGTGCCGAAGAAATTTGATGGGATTTATGAATTTATGAAGATTGACAAACTTCTGATGGAATACCAGTACATGTTATCGGACGGCAGTGTAACCGTTGGTTGTGAGATTGAGTATATAACTAAGGAAGAATCGGTATCGGATAAGGGCATTACTCATTGCGCTCAGTCAGCATCAATTAATTGCACCAATCAATTGGTTACCCAGCAGGAACGATTATTTGAAGACAATTCAGCGACGTCACTCTTAACGTCCATGGGCGCCAATTTCAAGCTCACAAAT GAAAATATCACAAATCAAGTTGTGATTGAAGACATTCAACCTGAAGTATTTTACCAACTCCTTCGTTTCATTTACACCGGCCGCTTGACTTCAACCACCATGGAAACAATGGCTGCCAGACTGTTTGCGGCTGCCGACAAATATTTGCTGGATCAACTGAAATCCGAATGCGAGTCTCATTTGCTTCGTCAAATGTCGGCCGAGAATTGCATGGAATTGCTTCTGCTCAGCAGCGACCAGATCCACCCAGCGGATAATTTGAAGACAAAGGCAGTGGATTTCTTCCGGCGTTATCCACGTGAAGTGATGGCGACCGAAGGATGGAAAAAGGCGAGACAAGAACATCCCAATCATTCTATTTGGAATTTGTTGTAA
- the LOC124199348 gene encoding uncharacterized protein LOC124199348 has protein sequence MPSSITVDEPADLNDPQSNGVAVLFHETIRKIFNQKPMDVARLANSTPDYLLPFVVPIVETKLKTLSSFSREDYRYFAQQEDITFVNFPQCKQGIEAMVSKMNVDLVKSGSFQDVASLKLVLLGLTEIEGSIPFLKRPKIVDLREAMSSLPLKFFQNLHSVVKKPGILVDKTLKPYRNGSTRSVVVQLENHFDQLDEILKKIQSRKVPLIELASLNDPQVQDCLKNLGLTECKQVKFRQEVEELRQRHCLYAFLYSRYSRSDVITQNPEDSHEDDDANVSHLKTTQLFDSTEWEAYLNDIDSEMSNLTLEEALSLPVPLSTISAQWLFGLKDCALFMDKVWHPNVKSQVIYPLCKEDLKVFVRECAVTWKELASTVARGTVSFKQMDEISKLQPDPNVLSQSHLTPQPVKGVAKAYKEFRNLQDLRHLIGPFVTALRFFSIKEKGPIDSLYDFVCKNLLGNWDSTTLVQIAETGILRLVNEELNIDLERPETRNAMQFVGSLTTKKENRYPLIEWLREKDEKDMEAMGKILQGNLLEVYGNLV, from the exons ATGCCTTCGAGTATCACCGTCGACGAACCAGCTGATTTGAATGATCCGCAGTCCAATGGTGTGGCCGTATTATTCCATGAGACAATCcgcaaaattttcaatcagaAGCCCATGGATGTCGCAAGACTAGCAAATTCTACACCCGATTATTTACTACCGTTCGTCGTGCCTATTGtcgaaacgaaattgaaaacgCTCTCAAGTTTTAGCAGGGAAGACTATCGCTACTTTGCCCAACAAGAAGATATTACTTTCGTCAATTTTCCTCAATGTAAACAAGGGATCGAAGCCATGGTTTCGAAGATGAATGTTGACCTTGTGAAATCAGGATCGTTTCAGGACGTTGCTTCATTAAAACTAGTCTTGCTAGGATTGACTGAAATTGAGGGTAGCATTCCTTTTCTCAAGCGCCCAAAGATAGTAGATCTCAGAGAAGCTATGAGCAGTTTGCCTCTAAAATTCTTCCAGAATTTGCACTCTGTTGTGAAGAAACCTGGAATTCTGGTCGACAAAACTTTGAAACCTTACCGCAACGGAAGTACACGAAGCGTAGTTGTGCAGCTAGAGAATCACTTTGACCAGCTAGACGAAATTCTTAAGAAAATACAAAGCCGGAAAGTTCCACTGATCGAATTGGCAAGTCTCAAT GATCCACAAGTACAAGATTGTTTGAAGAATCTTGGTCTAACAGAATGTAAACAAGTTAAATTTCGCCAAGAAGTCGAAGAATTGAGACAACGACATTGCCTGTACGCCTTTCTCTACAGCAGATATTCCCGTTCTGATGTGATCACCCAAAATCCCGAAGACAGCCATGAAGATGACGATGCAAATGTCAGCCATCTAAAAACCACTCAACTCTTTGATTCCACAGAATGGGAGGCTTACCTGAACGACATTGATTCGGAGATGAGTAATTTAACTCTGGAAGAAGCCTTATCATTGCCGGTACCTCTATCAACCATTTCTGCACAATGGCTGTTTGGACTCAAGGATTGTGCTTTGTTCATGGATAAAGTATGGCATCCAAACGTCAAGTCTCAGGTTATTTATCCATTGTGCAAAGAGGATTTGAAAGTTTTCGTACGTGAATGCGCCGTTACATGGAAGGAATTGGCCAGCACCGTTGCCCGCGGAACCGTTTCATTCAAGCAAATGGATGAAATCAGCAAATTACAACCGGATCCCAATGTTCTTTCGCAAAGTCATCTGACGCCTCAACCAGTTAAAGGCGTTGCAAAAGCATACAAGGAATTCCGAAATCTTCAAGATTTACGACACCTCATCGGCCCATTTGTGACGGCTCTTCGATTCTTCTCgatcaaagaaaaaggcccCATCGACAGTCTGTACGATTTCGTGTGCAAAAACTTGTTAGGAAATTGGGATAGTACGACTTTGGTCCAGATCGCAGAAACGGGAATTCTCCGACTAGTGAATGAAGAACTGAACATCGACTTGGAACGACCTGAAACACGGAATGCAATGCAGTTTGTTGGTTCCCTAAcaaccaaaaaggaaaatcgttATCCCCTTATAGAATGGCTGAGAGAAAAGGACGAAAAAGACATGGAAGCTATGGGGAAAATTCTACAAGGAAATCTGTTGGAGGTCTACGGtaatttggtttaa
- the LOC124199350 gene encoding E3 ubiquitin-protein ligase RNF213-like: protein MMFALYRIRCGLPVVAFGEAGVGKSALFRFLIETLLGHTFEVCNVNSGTTIQDVTEIIELAMRNAMKPGAQIFLFFDEMNTADPPVIAFFKELMLDRHYRGTILPKNVHLMGAANPYRHLHEVDKEAAVGLAFRFAQPTQNDDGSNTGTDVRSLVYRVNELPLAFYDHIYDFGHLCDEAEDTYNDEICEHGLPKSKFHVDCVKWFSDLIKKSHRVARALSVDPDSAVSLRDAARAVQLFRWFRQAPAAQKMSKNDARKAADLTIYLVYAFRFHQRKIFLENVFGKNQSASKNMTEVSRIIAEMLYEQAHGASIGSGAIALNDALCENLFALYVCVLNGIFLIIVGRPGSSKSLSVEILKLVLSPGNHTLRHSLGDLPAITELYFQCSPMSTSSGFKALFESAQRLSVDPKTMLAMVVLDELGLADMSPEKPIKVLHVELERQSVLTSGEKQQSPFSVVALSNWVVDAAQVNRGILILRTQADKKDLLGSAEQLADSLIAKYAKDSDRMRIRQTLIESLESVVSTYQELDGRDDIGGGHFFSMRDFFFCVKNFVCSVFETVSRMGDVGDVRISRHLLIQSAIRNFGGHEEARELVRKTMAANLAMNVNCLPATSPLGLIVSNIQDSSKPLSIHIARHLMILNRSLIGLQLLNRHVKSKLDEGINWNVLFGSCFPGDLQVTAVTRKLRQVEQAIRAGGVLILCHADQLFESLYMVLNQQYWAQGEVTMTQIALGPSIRAIALPNGPFRIIALQDTNVALNRELMSPAILSRFEKHELRPSHLLDNTGKTWLNAIESHSIWLAVPEVIKRQKLIYGYHEESFASLALHLQEGGIKMDFEKVDEEGPNFANTIWMRAADPMAMIKLERNSSCHCPSLRDFCSYYRNNFVLESIDDALRNVRSNRMVIMTKTLRHLEITLDDSFTIRLFDVQSELEFIRLLDSIDDEDLADPDFCLIVQYDVVTGPIEQFQLAKFEVDQRFQKTKCRVTFVVHVDPRPINMHWVFSFGDGWDYCFVDEVLHSGSANQHQIPLRELIRSPGDQMLSKFIENLPNDSFKSLLLEMLGPVLQTSLASLRSFLGQFYSGMRTALGLPGNELLLELLKECLIAQVKESRITWNVVEAFSDSNFDSSSSLTLSLWGVFKHKISNPLANLLLVSDVWRVSDKSTMNLWCDFVVANYPDRLLAPNSSDSLVQMPFGFRSCTRLFGRLLANFDLGYAQRSDSCLNGPLQWLIDSVAGNQEEESQEIKEVRI from the exons ATGATGTTTGCTCTTTATCGGATTCGCTGTGGCCTGCCCGTTGTTGCCTTTGGAGAAGCTGGCGTTGGCAAAAGTGCTCTTTTCCGATTCCTGATTGAAACCTTGCTGGGGCACACATTCGAAGTGTGTAACGTGAACAGCGGAACTACAATTCAAGACGTGACGGAGATTATCGAGTTGGCAATGAGAAACGCCATGAAACCTGGAGCTCAaatctttctatttttcgaCGAAATGAACACGGCCGATCCTCCTGTCATCGCTTTCTTCAAAGAGTTGATGCTCGATCGCCACTATCGTGGAACTATTTTGCCCAAAAATGTGCATCTAATGGGCGCCGCCAATCCTTACCGACACTTGCACGAAGTTGACAAAGAAGCTGCTGTTGGACTGGCTTTTCGCTTTGCCCAGCCAACCCAAAACGACGATGGGAGCAACACTGGAACTGACGTGCGGAGTTTGGTGTACCGCGTCAACGAGTTACCGCTAGCTTTTTATGATCACATTTACGATTTTGGTCATCTCTGTGACGAAGCCGAAGACACCTACAATGATGAAATTTGTGAACACGGACTGCCGAAATCGAAATTCCATGTGGATTGCGTCAAATGGTTCTCCgatctcattaaaaaaagtcaCCGAGTAGCCAGAGCGTTGAGTGTCGATCCTGATTCGGCCGTGTCCCTTCGTGATGCTGCTCGAGCAGTTCAACTCTTTCGCTGGTTTCGTCAAGCGCCGGCAGCTcaaaaaatgtccaaaaaTGATGCGAGAAAAGCCGCAGATTTGACCATCTATCTGGTCTACGCATTTCGGTTTCACCAACGCAAGATTTTTTTGGAGAATGTCTTTGGAAAAAATCAATCCGCATCCAAGAATATGACGGAAGTGTCTAGAATTATCGCCGAAATGCTGTACGAGCAGGCGCACGGAGCTTCCATTGGCTCCGGTGCCATTGCATTGAACGACGCCCTTTGCGAGAATCTTTTCGCCTTGTACGTTTGCGTACTAAatg gaattttcttgattattgTCGGACGCCCTGGATCATCGAAATCCTTGTCAGTGGAAATCCTCAAGCTGGTTCTATCTCCTGGCAATCACACACTCCGGCACAGTTTAGGAGACTTGCCAGCCATCACTGAACTTTATTTCCAGTGCTCTCCGATGTCAACATCTTCCGGATTCAAAGCCCTTTTTGAATCGGCCCAGCGACTCAGTGTTGACCCGAAGACTATGCTGGCCATGGTGGTGCTGGATGAACTCGGCCTGGCTGACATGTCACCTGAAAAACCAATCAAAGTGTTGCACGTCGAACTAGAACGCCAATCAGTTTTGACATCCGGCGAAAAGCAACAATCCCCCTTTTCGGTAGTTGCCCTCAGTAATTGGGTGGTGGACGCTGCCCAGGTGAATCGTGGTATCCTGATTTTACGTACGCAAGCTGACAAGAAGGATCTACTGGGATCGGCCGAACAGTTGGCCGATTCTTTAATCGCCAAATACGCCAAAGACTCGGATAGGATGCGCATCCGTCAGACGCTGATTGAAAGCCTAGAGAGTGTTGTCAGCACCTATCAAGAATTGGACGGAAGAGATGACATCGGTGGCGGACATTTCTTCTCCATGagagatttcttcttctgcgtCAAGAATTTCGTCTGTTCGGTTTTCGAGACTGTCAGTCGTATGGGAGATGTGGGCGATGTTCGTATTTCTCGACATCTTTTGATTCAGTCGGCTATTCGGAACTTTGGTGGTCACGAAGAAGCTCGAGAGTTGGTCAGAAAGACGATGGCTGCTAACCTTGCCATGAATGTAAATTGCCTACCAGCGACGTCGCCGCTAGGTCTCATCGTCTCCAACATCCAGGATTCTTCTAAACCGCTATCTATTCACATCGCCAGACATTTGATGATTCTCAACCGGTCCctgattggtttacaactCCTCAACCGCCACGTTAAAAGTAAATTGGACGAGGGAATCAACTGGAACGTTCTCTTCGGTTCCTGTTTCCCAGGCGATCTACAAGTTACAGCCGTGACGAGAAAATTGCGCCAAGTGGAACAAGCCATCCGGGCGGGCGGCGTACTCATCCTGTGTCACGCTGATCAGTTGTTCGAATCACTCTACATGGTCCTGAATCAACAATACTGGGCTCAAGGTGAAGTCACCATGACTCAGATTGCTCTGGGTCCTTCCATCCGAGCCATTGCTCTTCCCAACGGCCCGTTTCGAATCATCGCCCTGCAGGATACCAACGTAGCACTCAATCGGGAGTTGATGTCTCCAGCCATTTTGTCCAGATTTGAAAAACACGAACTGAGACCTTCTCATCTCCTAGATAACACCGGGAAAACATGGCTTAATGCTATTGAGTCTCATTCCATCTGGTTAGCTGTTCCGGAAGTGATTAAGAGACAAAAGCTGATCTACGGTTATCACGAAGAATCCTTCGCTTCCTTGGCTCTCCATTTGCAAGAAGGAGGAATCAAGATGGACTTCGAAAAAGTAGACGAAGAGGGTCCAAATTTTGCGAATACTATCTGGATGCGAGCCGCCGACCCAATGGCCATGATCAAATTGGAACGGAATTCCAGTTGCCATTGTCCCTCATTGAGGGATTTTTGCTCGTACTACCGCAACAACTTTGTTTTGGAAAGCATTGACGACGCTCTCCGGAATGTCAGATCGAATCGAATGGTCATCATGACCAAAACGCTTCGTCATTTGGAGATTACCCTGGACGACTCATTCACCATCCGACTGTTTGACGTCCAAAGTGAACTTGAATTCATCCGGCTGCTGGATTCCATCGACGATGAAGATTTAGCTGATCCCGACTTCTGTCTCATTGTCCAGTACGACGTGGTGACTGGTCCGATCGAGCAATTTCAACTGGCCAAGTTCGAAGTAGACCAacgttttcaaaaaaccaaatgcCGTGTCACTTTCGTCGTTCACGTCGATCCACGCCCAATCAACATGCACTGggtcttttcttttggcgaTGGTTGGGATTATTGCTTCGTTGACGAGGTCCTTCACAGCGGTTCAGCAAATCAACACCAAATACCATTAAGAGAGCTCATCCGATCGCCTGGTGACCAAATGTTGTCGAAGTTTATCGAAAATTTGCCGAACGATTCGTTCAAGTCATTGCTGCTGGAAATGCTCGGTCCCGTTTTGCAGACAAGCCTTGCCAGCTTACGTTCTTTCTTGGGGCAATTCTACAGTGGAATGCGGACGGCCTTAGGACTACCAGGCAATGAACTCTTGCTCGAATTGCTGAAAG AGTGCTTAATAGCCCAAGTAAAAGAGAGCAGAATCACCTGGAACGTAGTCGAGGCCTTCAGTGACTCcaattttgattcttcttcttcattgacACTGAGTCTGTGGGGTGTTTTCAAGCACAAAATCAGTAACCCACTTGCCAATCTTTTACTCGTCAGTGATGTCTGGCGCGTATCCGACAAATCGACAATGAATCTGTGGTGTGACTTTGTCGTCGCCAACTATCCTGATCGATTATTGGCGCCCAACTCATCCGATTCCCTCGTTCAAATGCCGTTCGGTTTTCGCTCTTGTACTCGACTTTTCGGCCGGTTGTTGGCCAATTTCGACCTTGGTTACGCCCAACGCTCTGACTCGTGCTTGAATGGCCCGCTGCAGTGGCTAATCGATAGTGTGGCTggaaaccaagaagaagaatcccaagaaattaaagaagtaCGTATATGA